A genomic window from Triticum urartu cultivar G1812 chromosome 7, Tu2.1, whole genome shotgun sequence includes:
- the LOC125523882 gene encoding thioredoxin 1-like, with product MPAATATATAISPSPGASAARRQTNPLHRAASCFNPPQPRRPFPGGAVAASAPAGRRVACCKAAGPSAADHVGDVEEQTWDEVVLGCETVVLVAFWAPWCGPCRLMHPIIADLAKAYAGRLRCLRVNTDENQEVASRYGIRSIPTILIFKDGERKETIIGAIADTALAATVDRFL from the exons AtgccggcggcgacggcgacggcgacggcgataTCGCCCTCTCCGGGGGCCTCCGCCGCCAGACGCCAAACCAACCccctccaccgcgccgcctccTGCTTCAACCCGCCGCAGCCGAGGCGGCCGTTCCCCGGAGGCGCCGTCGCCGCCTCCGCCCCCGCCGGACGCCGCGTCGCCTGCTGCAAGGCCGCCGGCCCCTCCGCCGCCGACCACG TGGGCGATGTGGAGGAGCAGACATGGGACGAGGTCGTCCTGGGGTGCGAGACAGTGGTGCTGGTCGCGTTCTGGGCGCCATGGTGCGGCCCCTGCCGCCTGATGCACCCCATCATCGCAGACCTGGCAAAGGCCTACGCTGGCAGGCTGAGGTGTCTGAGGGTGAACACAGATGAGAACCAGGAGGTGGCCTCGAGGTATGGCATCAGAAGCATCCCCACCATCCTCATCTTCAAGGACGGTGAGAGGAAGGAGACGATCATTGGCGCCATCGCAGACACTGCATTGGCCGCCACGGTCGACAGGTTCTTGTGA